From Streptomyces sp. Edi4, one genomic window encodes:
- a CDS encoding site-2 protease family protein — MATAPSRHHDRRISPVFLGIVAVMAVSGWAVWTSYAASRGLAVFLFVTSAWVVSLCLHEYAHARTALHGGDITIGAKGYLTLNPLKYTHALLSIVLPVIFVIMGGIGLPGGAVFIERSRIRGRWRHSLISAAGPLTNVAFAIVCTAPFWLGALDGVPYDFRVALAFLALLQVSAAVLNFLPVPGLDGYGIIEPWLSHAARRQVEPFAPFGLLAVFGLLWIPEINSEFFRLIYAILDVLGVSDLEAAAGRSLYQFWPDLTLAPQG, encoded by the coding sequence ATGGCCACCGCACCCTCCCGCCACCACGACCGGCGGATCAGCCCGGTCTTCCTCGGGATCGTCGCCGTCATGGCGGTCTCCGGGTGGGCGGTGTGGACGAGTTACGCCGCATCCCGCGGCCTGGCCGTCTTCCTGTTCGTGACGTCCGCGTGGGTCGTGTCGCTGTGCCTGCACGAGTACGCCCACGCCCGCACCGCGCTGCACGGCGGGGACATCACGATCGGCGCCAAGGGCTATCTGACGCTCAATCCGCTGAAGTACACCCACGCGCTGCTCTCGATCGTGCTGCCGGTGATCTTCGTGATCATGGGTGGCATCGGCCTGCCGGGCGGCGCGGTCTTCATCGAGCGGTCCCGGATCCGGGGCCGCTGGCGGCACAGTCTGATCTCGGCGGCGGGCCCGCTCACGAATGTCGCGTTCGCGATCGTGTGCACGGCGCCGTTCTGGCTGGGCGCCCTGGACGGGGTGCCCTACGACTTCCGGGTGGCGCTGGCCTTCCTCGCGCTGCTCCAGGTGTCGGCGGCGGTCTTGAACTTCCTGCCGGTGCCGGGCCTGGACGGGTACGGGATCATCGAGCCCTGGCTCTCGCACGCGGCCCGGCGCCAGGTCGAGCCGTTCGCCCCGTTCGGGCTGCTCGCGGTGTTCGGGCTGCTGTGGATCCCCGAGATCAACAGTGAGTTCTTCCGGTTGATCTACGCGATCCTCGACGTGCTGGGCGTCTCCGACCTGGAGGCGGCGGCCGGCCGGAGCCTCTACCAGTTCTGGCCCGACCTCACGCTCGCCCCGCAGGGCTGA
- a CDS encoding Hsp20/alpha crystallin family protein codes for MLMRTDPFRELDRLAQQLTGSGTWTRPSAMAMDAYREGGEYVVAFDLPGVDPEAIDIDVERNMLTVKAERRPVAKADDVQMELSERPLGVFSRQIVLSDVLDTARIAADYDAGVLTLRIPIAERAKPRKISVGVGSSHKEISG; via the coding sequence ATGTTGATGCGCACTGACCCCTTCCGTGAGCTCGACCGGCTCGCCCAGCAGCTGACCGGCTCCGGCACGTGGACGCGGCCGTCCGCGATGGCGATGGACGCCTACCGCGAGGGCGGCGAGTACGTGGTGGCCTTCGACCTCCCCGGTGTCGACCCCGAGGCGATCGACATCGACGTCGAACGGAACATGCTGACCGTCAAGGCCGAGCGCCGGCCCGTGGCCAAGGCCGACGACGTGCAGATGGAGCTGTCCGAGCGGCCGCTGGGCGTCTTCTCCCGCCAGATCGTGCTGTCCGACGTGCTGGACACCGCGCGCATCGCGGCCGACTACGACGCCGGGGTGCTGACCCTGCGCATCCCGATCGCCGAGCGCGCCAAGCCCCGCAAGATCTCCGTCGGCGTGGGCTCGTCCCACAAGGAGATCTCCGGCTGA
- a CDS encoding MerR family transcriptional regulator, with the protein MTAEDFNGRLDDDDYPAYTMGRAAEMLGTTQGFLRAIGEARLITPLRSAGGHRRYSRYQLRVAARARELVDQGTPIEAACRIVILEDQLEEAQRINAEYRRAAESASS; encoded by the coding sequence ATGACAGCAGAGGACTTCAACGGGCGTCTCGACGACGACGACTATCCCGCCTACACCATGGGCCGGGCGGCCGAAATGCTCGGCACCACCCAGGGCTTCCTGCGCGCCATCGGCGAGGCCCGCCTCATCACGCCGCTGCGCTCGGCCGGCGGCCACCGCCGCTACTCCCGCTACCAGCTGCGCGTCGCCGCCCGCGCCCGCGAGCTCGTCGACCAGGGCACCCCCATCGAGGCCGCCTGCCGCATCGTCATCCTCGAGGACCAGCTCGAAGAAGCCCAGCGCATCAACGCCGAATACCGCCGCGCCGCCGAGTCGGCCAGCTCCTGA
- the npdG gene encoding NADPH-dependent F420 reductase yields the protein MTSTDKAKPAPRDPWDLPDVSGLVVGVLGGTGDQGRGLAYRLARAGQKVIIGSRAAERARSAADELGLGVEGADNAECARRSDVVIVAVPWEGHAKTLTSLREELAGKLVIDCVNPLGFDKQGAYALKPEEGSAAQQAAALLPDARVTAAFHHLSAVLLQDASIEEIDTDVMVLGEARADTDIVQALAGRVPGMRGVFAGRLRNAHQVESLVANLISVNRRHKAHAGLRVTDV from the coding sequence ATGACTTCCACTGACAAGGCGAAGCCCGCCCCGAGGGACCCCTGGGACCTGCCGGACGTCTCCGGTCTCGTCGTCGGCGTGCTCGGCGGCACCGGCGACCAGGGCCGTGGTCTGGCCTACCGGCTCGCCCGGGCCGGGCAGAAGGTGATCATCGGCTCGCGCGCCGCCGAGCGCGCCCGGAGCGCGGCCGACGAGCTCGGGCTCGGCGTCGAGGGCGCCGACAACGCCGAGTGCGCGCGGCGCAGCGACGTCGTGATCGTCGCGGTGCCGTGGGAGGGCCACGCCAAGACGCTCACGTCGCTGCGCGAGGAGCTTGCGGGCAAGCTCGTGATCGACTGCGTCAATCCGCTGGGCTTCGACAAGCAGGGCGCGTACGCCCTGAAGCCCGAGGAGGGCAGCGCGGCCCAGCAGGCCGCCGCGCTGCTGCCGGACGCGCGGGTGACGGCGGCCTTCCACCACCTGTCGGCGGTGCTGTTGCAGGACGCCTCGATCGAGGAGATCGACACCGATGTGATGGTGCTCGGCGAGGCCCGCGCCGACACCGACATCGTGCAGGCGCTGGCCGGCCGCGTCCCCGGCATGCGTGGCGTCTTCGCCGGACGGCTGCGCAACGCCCACCAGGTCGAGTCGCTGGTCGCGAACCTGATCTCGGTGAACCGGCGGCACAAGGCGCACGCGGGGCTGCGCGTCACCGACGTCTGA
- a CDS encoding BTAD domain-containing putative transcriptional regulator yields MGGVRYRILGNTQVHHPDGTPVALGGARLRALLTVLALRPGRAVPGSVLVGEVWGETPPADAPGALQALVGRLRRVLGHEAVFSAESGGYGLAAEAEDVDLHRFERLTADGARALEEGDPAKAATLLDDALGLWAGAALADLPDPGALAARAEARRLDARRLRLAAALSLGRADETLAELAALCASHPLDEPLHALRIRALRAAGRPAEALAAYESVRTTLADGLGADPGPELRAIHAELLNPEPAPSPPAPGARGNLRARLTSFVGRQDDLAAIRGDLAAARLVTLLGPGGAGKTRLSQEAAEGVADRWPDGVWLAELAPVKGTAGPADPAGVAAAVLTAVGARKTVLHSAGAEELRTAADRHADDPLVRLAEHCGPRRMLLLLDNCEHVIGAAAALAEHLLARCPHLVILATSREPLGVPGELVRPVEPLPAPFALRLLAERGASARPGFRVEDDPAAAEEICRRLDGLPLAIELAAARLRMLTPRQIADRLDDRFRLLTSGSRTVLPRQQTLRAVVDWSWELLEAAERAVLGRLAVFAGGCDLTAAEAVCAEETGPGEAAGVSAYAVPEVLGSLVDKSLVVAAPDDTGQMRYRLLETVAEYAGERLDDAGGRAGAERRHLTYYREFARRTDAGLRGPGQRVAIDAFEREYENLRTALGRSVALRDEQEALCLVHAMLWYWQMRDLRSESRHWSREAAELGPDPFAPPVTPAPPVYTRCVDAPPPLDPEVLWEARRGVRLVQLASMDHARDEWTSPDALERVHAIVSAYRPGLPQTCHMPGSLWFFPLVLTGDQNRLQVVLDATVSACEELGHEWELAAALQMRANVLANRTAWAGDAAGDAEASLLLFQRLGDAWGAAEALAARGEAREKRRAFALAAQDFSDALRYAEQLGAHAQVTLLRARLASTLLETGQAERGEPMLREILADDRRAGVEARLAARLVLAVWLGRTRRYDEAREHIEVMLRDFGSATLLLFEGFVLGVRAWLDNEEGRYREALTGALAALERALEPLAQMVAPEMIAVHLLTAAWAIAGLGGDRNGLDAARLIGAHDALLPAGHFSSPVEAQQRASAERAVRAMLDDDAYAAAHAEGGGLSREEAIALARRESKS; encoded by the coding sequence ATGGGGGGCGTGCGCTACCGGATTCTCGGCAACACCCAGGTCCACCACCCCGACGGCACCCCCGTCGCCCTCGGGGGCGCTCGGCTGCGCGCCCTGTTGACGGTGCTCGCGCTGCGGCCCGGACGGGCCGTCCCCGGAAGTGTCCTCGTCGGTGAGGTGTGGGGCGAGACGCCGCCCGCCGACGCGCCGGGCGCGTTGCAGGCGCTGGTCGGCCGGCTGCGCCGGGTCCTTGGCCACGAGGCGGTCTTCTCGGCCGAAAGCGGCGGCTACGGACTCGCCGCCGAGGCGGAGGACGTCGATCTGCACCGCTTCGAGCGGCTGACGGCGGACGGCGCCCGCGCCCTTGAGGAGGGCGATCCGGCCAAGGCGGCGACGCTGCTGGATGACGCGCTCGGGCTGTGGGCGGGCGCCGCGCTCGCCGACCTGCCCGACCCCGGCGCCCTCGCCGCCCGCGCCGAGGCCCGCCGGCTCGACGCCCGCCGGCTGCGGCTCGCCGCCGCCCTTTCGCTGGGCCGCGCCGATGAGACGCTGGCCGAACTCGCCGCCCTGTGCGCGAGCCACCCGCTGGACGAGCCGCTGCACGCCCTGCGGATCAGGGCACTGCGTGCCGCGGGCCGCCCCGCCGAGGCGCTGGCCGCCTACGAGAGCGTACGCACCACACTCGCCGACGGGCTCGGCGCCGATCCCGGGCCCGAACTGCGCGCCATTCACGCCGAGTTGCTGAACCCCGAGCCCGCGCCTTCGCCGCCCGCGCCCGGCGCGCGCGGCAATCTGCGGGCCCGGCTGACCTCCTTCGTCGGGCGCCAGGACGATCTGGCGGCCATCCGCGGCGACCTCGCGGCAGCCCGGCTCGTCACACTGCTCGGACCCGGCGGCGCCGGCAAGACGCGGCTCTCGCAGGAGGCCGCCGAAGGGGTCGCCGACCGCTGGCCCGACGGGGTGTGGCTGGCCGAACTGGCCCCCGTCAAGGGCACCGCGGGCCCCGCCGACCCGGCCGGGGTGGCCGCCGCCGTGCTCACCGCCGTGGGCGCCCGCAAGACGGTGCTGCACTCGGCGGGCGCCGAGGAGCTGAGGACCGCCGCCGACCGGCACGCCGACGACCCCCTGGTCCGGCTCGCCGAACACTGCGGGCCGCGCCGCATGCTGCTGCTCCTGGACAACTGCGAGCACGTGATCGGCGCCGCGGCGGCCCTCGCGGAGCATCTGCTGGCCCGCTGCCCGCACTTGGTGATCCTCGCCACGAGCCGTGAACCGCTGGGCGTACCGGGGGAGTTGGTGCGCCCCGTCGAGCCGCTGCCCGCGCCCTTCGCGCTGCGGCTGCTCGCTGAACGGGGCGCCTCGGCGCGGCCCGGGTTCCGGGTGGAGGACGATCCTGCGGCGGCCGAGGAGATCTGCCGGCGCCTGGACGGACTTCCGCTCGCCATCGAACTGGCCGCCGCGCGCCTCCGCATGCTGACGCCCCGTCAGATCGCGGACCGGCTCGACGACCGCTTCCGGCTGCTCACCAGCGGCAGCCGCACCGTGCTGCCGCGCCAGCAGACCCTGCGCGCCGTCGTCGACTGGTCCTGGGAGCTGCTTGAGGCCGCCGAGCGCGCCGTGCTCGGGCGGCTCGCCGTCTTCGCGGGCGGCTGCGACCTGACGGCGGCCGAAGCGGTGTGCGCCGAGGAGACCGGGCCCGGCGAGGCGGCCGGGGTGAGCGCCTATGCCGTGCCGGAGGTGCTGGGCTCGCTCGTCGACAAGTCGCTCGTGGTGGCCGCGCCGGACGACACCGGCCAGATGCGCTACCGGCTGCTCGAAACCGTCGCCGAGTACGCCGGCGAGCGCCTTGACGACGCGGGGGGCCGCGCCGGCGCCGAGCGGCGCCACCTCACGTACTACCGCGAGTTCGCCCGCCGCACCGACGCCGGGCTTCGCGGCCCGGGCCAGCGGGTCGCCATCGACGCCTTCGAGCGCGAGTACGAGAACCTGCGGACCGCGCTCGGCCGCTCGGTGGCGCTGCGCGACGAGCAGGAGGCGCTGTGCCTGGTGCACGCCATGCTCTGGTACTGGCAGATGCGCGACCTGCGCAGCGAGTCACGGCACTGGTCGCGGGAGGCGGCGGAACTCGGCCCCGACCCCTTCGCCCCGCCCGTGACGCCCGCGCCGCCGGTGTACACGCGGTGCGTGGACGCCCCGCCGCCCCTCGACCCCGAGGTGCTGTGGGAGGCGCGGCGCGGCGTACGCCTGGTGCAGCTGGCCTCGATGGACCACGCCAGGGACGAGTGGACCTCGCCCGACGCCCTGGAGCGCGTCCACGCGATCGTCTCCGCCTACCGCCCCGGCCTGCCCCAGACCTGCCACATGCCGGGATCGCTCTGGTTCTTCCCGCTGGTGCTCACCGGGGACCAGAACCGGCTGCAAGTGGTCCTGGACGCGACGGTGAGCGCCTGCGAAGAGCTGGGTCACGAGTGGGAGCTGGCCGCCGCCCTCCAGATGCGCGCCAACGTCCTGGCCAACCGCACCGCCTGGGCGGGCGACGCGGCCGGTGACGCCGAGGCCAGTCTGCTGCTGTTCCAGCGGCTCGGGGACGCCTGGGGCGCGGCGGAGGCGCTGGCGGCCAGGGGCGAGGCCCGGGAGAAGCGGCGCGCGTTCGCCCTGGCCGCGCAGGACTTCTCCGACGCCCTGCGCTACGCCGAACAGCTCGGCGCCCACGCCCAGGTGACGCTGCTCAGGGCCAGGCTCGCCTCCACCCTCCTGGAGACGGGGCAGGCCGAGCGAGGCGAGCCGATGCTGCGCGAGATCCTGGCCGACGACCGCCGCGCGGGCGTCGAGGCGCGGCTCGCGGCGCGCCTGGTGCTCGCCGTGTGGCTGGGCCGCACCCGCCGCTACGACGAGGCGCGCGAGCACATCGAGGTGATGCTGCGGGACTTCGGCTCCGCCACCCTCCTGCTGTTCGAGGGGTTCGTGCTCGGCGTCCGGGCCTGGCTGGACAACGAAGAGGGCCGTTATCGCGAGGCGCTGACCGGGGCGCTGGCCGCGCTGGAGCGGGCCCTTGAACCGCTGGCGCAGATGGTCGCGCCCGAGATGATCGCCGTCCACCTGCTCACGGCGGCCTGGGCGATCGCGGGACTCGGCGGCGATCGGAACGGCCTGGACGCGGCCCGCCTGATCGGCGCGCACGACGCGCTGCTTCCGGCCGGCCACTTCTCCTCGCCGGTGGAGGCGCAGCAGCGGGCCTCGGCGGAGCGGGCCGTGCGCGCCATGCTCGACGACGACGCCTACGCCGCCGCCCACGCCGAAGGCGGTGGCCTCTCCCGGGAGGAGGCCATCGCCCTGGCGCGGCGCGAAAGCAAGTCCTGA
- a CDS encoding DUF2267 domain-containing protein, whose product MTYQDMLEKVRYDGAYPTTERAAEAVRLVLTGLGRQLGGDERAELAARLPLEAACLLTAEAPSPERLSGWAFVKDLAARVGATPATVRWDTGSVLGVVAALAGPDLLTRVLGRLPGGYALLFGRAELVQAA is encoded by the coding sequence ATGACGTACCAGGACATGCTGGAGAAGGTCCGTTACGACGGCGCGTATCCCACCACGGAGCGGGCCGCCGAAGCCGTCCGCCTGGTGCTCACGGGGCTCGGCCGTCAGCTGGGCGGCGACGAGCGAGCGGAGCTCGCCGCCCGCCTGCCCCTGGAGGCCGCGTGCCTCCTCACCGCCGAGGCCCCCTCGCCGGAGCGGCTTTCCGGCTGGGCCTTCGTGAAGGACCTCGCCGCGCGCGTGGGCGCCACCCCGGCCACCGTCCGCTGGGACACCGGATCGGTCCTGGGCGTCGTCGCCGCGCTCGCGGGTCCCGACCTGCTCACCCGCGTCCTCGGCCGGCTCCCCGGCGGTTACGCCCTGCTGTTCGGCCGGGCCGAACTCGTCCAGGCCGCCTGA
- a CDS encoding biliverdin-producing heme oxygenase produces MIAPASTPFSTLIRTASHEQHTEAETSSFMGDLLGGRLGVAAYARYTEQLWFVYRALEEGASALAEDPVAGPFITPELMRTASLERDLAHLRGTDWRAGATPLPATAAYAERVAVCAREWPAGYVAHHYTRYLGDLSGGQIIRDRAERTWGFARKGDGVRFYVFESIANPAAFKRGYRERLDGLGVDELEKRRVVEECKRAFSLNTAVFKELGEEFPLSA; encoded by the coding sequence TTGATCGCGCCCGCTTCCACCCCGTTCTCCACGCTCATCCGCACGGCGTCGCACGAGCAGCACACCGAGGCGGAGACGTCCTCGTTCATGGGAGACCTGCTGGGCGGGCGGCTCGGCGTGGCGGCGTACGCCCGCTACACCGAGCAGCTGTGGTTCGTGTACCGGGCCTTGGAGGAGGGCGCGTCGGCGCTCGCGGAGGATCCGGTGGCGGGGCCCTTCATCACCCCCGAGCTGATGCGCACGGCCTCGCTCGAGCGGGACCTGGCGCATCTGCGGGGCACGGACTGGCGGGCCGGCGCGACCCCGCTGCCCGCCACGGCCGCCTACGCCGAGCGCGTCGCGGTGTGCGCGCGCGAGTGGCCCGCCGGGTATGTGGCGCACCACTACACCCGCTACCTCGGCGATCTGTCGGGCGGCCAGATCATCCGCGACCGGGCGGAACGGACGTGGGGGTTCGCGCGCAAGGGGGACGGCGTGCGGTTCTACGTCTTCGAGTCGATCGCCAACCCGGCGGCGTTCAAGCGGGGTTATCGCGAACGGCTCGACGGGTTGGGGGTGGACGAGTTGGAGAAGCGGCGGGTTGTGGAGGAGTGCAAGCGGGCTTTTTCCTTGAACACGGCTGTGTTCAAGGAGCTGGGAGAGGAGTTCCCACTCAGCGCGTAG
- a CDS encoding transcriptional regulator has translation MRETVGELVRRLRLARGWSQRRLAEALAEAAPGRVPPTRNDVSRWEIGVRSPREWLPFLARVLQVPREMLEAAKAVAPVESAPYVRSVADFLPESDPLSPLRARTGRRIGAGQVTDLAQRVHGLRLADDVVYGRDLIGPALRELRAAVKLYREGVHTEEVGRELLRAIGELAQIAGWVASDAGEHAEAERIYRLGMSAAQAAGDGVLSGNVAGSLAYQWSNTGHTSDAVGLARAALEDAGPDAPPKARALYWDRVAWAHTRAGQDRPAMTALGEAAEALAEESAGTESPSYLYWMDAGELQVMEARVYTELHRPLRAVPLLTNVLGRYDASHARELALYLSWLAVAYADANEPEAAAETTSRMLTLGQSGSERTAERTRVVLARLRAFRDVPEVAELLAS, from the coding sequence GTGCGGGAGACGGTCGGGGAACTGGTTAGGCGGCTGCGTCTGGCGCGTGGGTGGAGTCAGCGGCGGCTCGCCGAGGCGCTGGCTGAAGCTGCTCCTGGGCGCGTTCCTCCGACGCGAAATGACGTGTCACGCTGGGAGATTGGGGTGCGGTCCCCGCGCGAGTGGCTGCCGTTCCTCGCGCGGGTGCTTCAGGTTCCGCGCGAGATGCTGGAGGCGGCGAAGGCTGTTGCGCCTGTCGAGTCCGCGCCGTACGTACGGTCGGTGGCCGACTTCCTGCCCGAGAGCGACCCGCTGTCCCCACTGCGTGCCCGTACAGGCCGCCGGATCGGGGCCGGGCAGGTGACCGACCTGGCCCAGCGGGTCCACGGCCTGCGGCTGGCCGACGACGTAGTGTACGGCAGGGACCTGATCGGTCCCGCCCTGCGCGAGCTGCGGGCGGCGGTGAAGCTCTACCGCGAGGGTGTGCATACCGAAGAGGTCGGTCGCGAACTGCTGCGGGCGATTGGCGAGTTGGCACAAATTGCCGGGTGGGTGGCTTCCGACGCCGGGGAACATGCCGAGGCGGAGCGCATCTATCGACTCGGCATGAGCGCCGCGCAGGCTGCCGGGGACGGCGTGCTGTCCGGGAATGTGGCGGGCTCGCTGGCCTACCAGTGGAGTAACACCGGGCACACCTCCGACGCGGTCGGGCTGGCCCGCGCCGCACTGGAGGACGCCGGTCCGGATGCTCCGCCGAAGGCTCGCGCGCTGTACTGGGACCGCGTGGCCTGGGCGCATACCCGCGCCGGTCAGGACCGCCCGGCGATGACCGCCCTCGGAGAAGCGGCCGAGGCCCTGGCCGAGGAGTCGGCCGGCACCGAATCGCCGTCGTACCTGTACTGGATGGACGCCGGGGAATTGCAGGTCATGGAGGCCCGCGTCTATACCGAGCTGCACCGTCCGCTGCGCGCCGTACCGCTGCTGACGAATGTGCTCGGACGCTACGACGCCAGCCACGCACGGGAGTTGGCGCTGTACCTCTCGTGGCTGGCCGTGGCATACGCCGACGCCAACGAGCCCGAGGCCGCCGCCGAGACGACGAGCCGCATGCTCACCCTGGGGCAGAGCGGCAGCGAACGGACTGCAGAGCGCACGCGGGTCGTGCTGGCCCGCCTGCGGGCGTTTCGCGACGTGCCCGAAGTCGCCGAACTGCTGGCGTCCTAA
- a CDS encoding type III effector protein — protein sequence MTAAGQSPPGPGPAPKKRPSPDAQSPASFLAAAAALEAIEHAVRDAHEEAAEPAGAGAGVGPEQALASLLLLRQVREQLAGWETGLIETARHAGASWAELAHPLGVASRQAAERRYLRNRPGPAGSTGEQRVQATRERRAADRDQSAWARDNAAALRRLAGQITALTDLPPASRGAVGRLDAALGHDDPAALIHPLAAAHAHLGAHPRLAGQLDALINPAARRENLS from the coding sequence ATGACAGCAGCAGGCCAGTCGCCGCCCGGGCCCGGTCCCGCCCCGAAGAAGCGCCCCTCCCCCGACGCCCAGAGCCCGGCCTCCTTCCTCGCCGCCGCCGCGGCCCTCGAAGCCATCGAGCACGCCGTGCGCGACGCGCACGAGGAGGCGGCCGAGCCCGCGGGCGCGGGCGCGGGCGTCGGACCGGAGCAGGCGCTGGCCTCACTGCTGCTGCTGCGCCAGGTCCGCGAGCAGCTGGCCGGCTGGGAGACCGGCCTGATCGAGACGGCCCGCCACGCCGGCGCCAGCTGGGCGGAGCTGGCCCACCCCCTCGGCGTGGCCAGCCGCCAGGCCGCCGAACGGCGCTATCTGCGCAACCGGCCGGGCCCGGCCGGAAGCACCGGCGAGCAGCGCGTCCAGGCCACCCGTGAACGTCGCGCCGCCGACCGCGACCAGAGCGCGTGGGCCCGGGACAACGCCGCGGCCCTGCGCCGTCTGGCCGGCCAGATCACCGCCCTGACCGACCTCCCCCCGGCCTCGCGCGGCGCGGTCGGCCGACTGGACGCGGCGCTCGGCCACGACGACCCGGCCGCGCTCATCCACCCCCTCGCCGCCGCCCACGCCCACCTGGGCGCCCACCCCCGCCTCGCCGGTCAGCTCGACGCCCTCATCAACCCGGCCGCACGACGAGAAAATCTGTCGTGA
- the map gene encoding type I methionyl aminopeptidase yields MSGQPKSQSPLVPGEISPPRSVPGRIPRPEYVGKPMPTPYTGPDVQSPETIELMRTAGRIAAQAMEEAAKHIAPGVTTDELDRVAHEFMCDHGAYPSTLGYRGFPKSLCSSVNEVICHGIPDSTVLKDGDIVNLDVTAYIGGVHGDNNATYLCGDVDDESRLLVERTRESLNRAIKAVKPGRQINIIGRVIESYAKRFGYGVVRDFTGHGISTAFHSGLIVPHYDAPHATTVIKPGMTFTIEPMLTLGTHEYDMWEDGWTVVTKDRRRTAQFEHTLVVTETGTEILTLP; encoded by the coding sequence ATGTCTGGCCAGCCGAAGTCGCAGTCCCCGCTCGTGCCCGGGGAGATCTCTCCGCCCCGCTCCGTCCCGGGCCGCATCCCGCGTCCGGAGTACGTCGGGAAGCCCATGCCCACGCCGTACACCGGCCCCGACGTGCAGAGCCCCGAAACCATCGAGCTGATGCGGACCGCCGGGCGGATCGCGGCGCAGGCGATGGAGGAGGCGGCCAAGCACATCGCGCCGGGGGTGACGACCGACGAACTGGACCGGGTCGCCCACGAGTTCATGTGCGACCACGGCGCCTACCCCTCCACGCTCGGCTACCGGGGCTTTCCCAAATCGCTGTGCTCCTCGGTGAACGAGGTCATCTGCCACGGCATCCCCGACTCGACCGTGCTCAAGGACGGCGACATCGTCAACCTGGACGTCACCGCTTACATCGGCGGCGTACACGGCGACAACAACGCCACCTACCTGTGCGGTGACGTCGACGACGAGTCCAGGCTGCTGGTGGAGCGCACCCGCGAATCCCTGAACCGCGCGATCAAGGCCGTCAAGCCCGGCCGGCAGATCAACATCATCGGCCGCGTCATCGAGTCGTACGCCAAGCGCTTCGGGTACGGCGTCGTACGGGACTTCACCGGGCACGGGATCAGCACGGCCTTCCACTCCGGCCTGATCGTGCCGCACTACGACGCCCCGCACGCCACCACGGTGATCAAGCCCGGCATGACCTTCACGATCGAGCCCATGCTGACGCTCGGCACCCACGAGTACGACATGTGGGAGGACGGCTGGACGGTCGTCACCAAGGACCGCAGGCGCACGGCCCAGTTCGAGCACACGCTGGTGGTCACGGAGACCGGCACGGAGATTCTTACGCTGCCGTAG
- a CDS encoding MFS transporter, with product MSDEPPAPPPESRPRSVLPDLAPWRASADFRLLWVQGLVTNFGSFMAMVALPLQIKELTGSPFAVGAMGAMELVPLVVFGLYGGALADAVDRRKVILATEAGLGVLALVLLVNALLPSPTLWPLYGVAAGVSALAGLQRPALDSLMARIVPHDQLAAAAALNALRWQLGAIAGPSLAGIVVAYAGTATAYTTTVATFTLSVVMCARLTPAPPAHGARKPSLRGIAEGARYAWSRPVLLGTYAIDMAAMFFAFPNAIFPFLADSLDATWALGLMYAAGSAGSVLLSVTSGWTSRVRRHGLFVVVGAVVWGTAMAGAGLFGDVWLVLGCLAVAGAGDMLSGLGRSTIWNQTIPDELRGRLAGIEVLSYSVGPQLGQVRAGAMAGWTGTRAAVWSGGVACVAAVGLLALALPRLVTYDAATDEDAARRRAAGQPGTTTAA from the coding sequence GTGTCCGACGAACCTCCCGCGCCGCCGCCCGAGTCCCGGCCCCGCTCCGTCCTGCCCGATCTCGCGCCCTGGCGGGCCTCGGCCGACTTCCGGCTGCTCTGGGTGCAGGGGCTCGTCACCAACTTCGGCAGCTTCATGGCGATGGTCGCGCTGCCGCTCCAGATCAAGGAGCTCACCGGATCACCGTTCGCGGTGGGCGCGATGGGCGCCATGGAGCTCGTCCCGCTGGTCGTCTTCGGCCTGTACGGCGGGGCGCTCGCGGACGCGGTGGACCGGCGCAAGGTCATTCTCGCCACCGAGGCCGGACTCGGCGTGCTCGCGCTCGTGCTGCTGGTCAACGCGCTGCTCCCGAGCCCGACGCTGTGGCCGTTGTACGGGGTGGCCGCGGGCGTCTCGGCGCTGGCCGGGCTCCAGCGCCCGGCGCTGGACTCGCTGATGGCCCGGATCGTCCCGCACGACCAACTGGCGGCGGCCGCCGCGCTCAACGCGCTGCGCTGGCAGCTCGGCGCGATCGCGGGACCCTCGCTCGCCGGGATCGTCGTGGCGTACGCGGGCACGGCCACGGCGTACACCACGACCGTGGCCACCTTCACCCTGTCGGTGGTGATGTGCGCCCGGCTGACCCCGGCGCCGCCCGCCCACGGCGCCCGGAAGCCCTCGCTGCGCGGCATCGCGGAGGGTGCCCGTTACGCGTGGTCGCGTCCGGTGCTGCTCGGGACCTACGCCATCGACATGGCCGCGATGTTCTTCGCCTTCCCGAACGCGATCTTCCCGTTCCTCGCGGACAGCCTGGACGCCACCTGGGCGCTCGGCCTCATGTACGCGGCGGGCTCGGCCGGTTCGGTGCTGCTGAGCGTGACCAGCGGGTGGACCTCACGGGTACGCAGGCACGGCCTGTTCGTGGTGGTCGGCGCGGTCGTCTGGGGCACGGCGATGGCCGGCGCGGGCCTCTTCGGTGACGTATGGCTGGTGCTCGGCTGCCTCGCGGTGGCGGGCGCGGGCGACATGCTGAGCGGACTCGGCCGCTCCACGATCTGGAACCAGACCATCCCCGACGAGCTGCGCGGCCGGCTGGCCGGGATAGAGGTGCTGTCGTACAGCGTCGGCCCGCAACTCGGCCAGGTCCGGGCCGGCGCGATGGCCGGCTGGACGGGGACGAGGGCGGCGGTGTGGTCGGGCGGGGTGGCCTGCGTGGCGGCGGTGGGGCTGCTGGCCCTCGCCCTGCCCCGCCTGGTCACCTACGACGCGGCGACCGACGAGGACGCGGCGCGCCGCCGCGCGGCCGGGCAGCCCGGCACGACGACGGCGGCGTAG